The Magnolia sinica isolate HGM2019 chromosome 11, MsV1, whole genome shotgun sequence DNA window cTCAATAATATGAGGATTGGCCCTCGACAACGTCAGATGAGAcagaaagtgaagaagaagaaagcaatgagatagaagaagaaaatgagtcagaggaaggaagtgaagaaggagagagtgaggaagaagaagaggaggcgtAAGGCATTGATGAGGGATCTCCTCCCACTGCGCAGGGGTGCGATAGTGATCGGGCTGCagtagaagcccgcttggctcgaCTTGAGGACGGTTAGGTcaccctgcgacaggaggtcagtgagacccgggccttcatgaaacaaaaattcaagaaggtgtctcgcaccttgaaggctatcctgtgttgtctacaGGCTAAGAGTGCACCTCCACCGTCGccagattctgacgactagtctTGCATGTAGTCGTCTTTTGGTTTGCTTGTTGCTTGTTTTTCTTGCTtctatgtatagccttgataggcttaggcATGTGGTAGAGTGCTTTGTAGGTTTTAGTGTGTGGAACCttgcttagattagctcacatgcatcgcctgtcatgatccatgtaatatTGTATTTCatatattgtgacaaattttggtaaatgaaatgcatgaagcttctttagATTTGAAATGCAAATGATGTATCTATGAGTGTATGATCTTATGTTAAATCTGACACAAGTTacgccctatgttgtatataggggatgccacctaaggccataTGGAGTATGGCACGTCTCACAGTTGgcgactcgattgacggggctcctcccctaagtgatagccacaTGGACCTCATTTCAGGCCCGACTCACGAGACTATGTCGGATTCTTAGCCAGCcgctggccccactaatgggccgacacctgttgcaTCACCgattcctgagcagaaccgtgcgtctacttcgacgccacacgtgcctcagtcggctcctcctattgataggttggagcagatgatgctcttgatgatgAGTGTGGTTCCACCTGCATCACCCGTGCACCTTACTGGAAATGTGGGTGCTGACGGCCTATTTGAACGATTCTAGCACTTCTGGcctcccacttttgtgggtactcacagacccgtagaggccgagtattggcttgaccacatctccaagatgttgaagccgctgcactgtactgaggcagaacaggtggagttggtcacctatatgttcgagaaggatgCCAGCTTCTGGTGGGATAGCTCCTTCGGACTATTGCTATCGGTtacgtatggacatgggaggcCTTCGAGACGCGCTTCCCATAGAAGTATTTTCTCCTCACATACCAccatgagaaggagggagagttccttcgccttcgacagggagggatgacaatTGCTGAGTACGAGAACAGATTCACAGAACTGGCTAGGTACGCCCCGTTGATATTAGCTGATGAACCCATGTGGATGCGGCGATTCTTCTAGGGTCTACGACCCAAGATACGCTCAAAGATGTGTTACACTAGCATACCccactatgctgagctagtgagcatgtctctgcgagcggAGTAGGATGGGGATATGCTATCCTACACACGCGTACCTATGGTCCCCAGGCCGCAACCAGATTTGCCGAGCAGGCCGTTCCTTaacaagaggccacgtgcaaaCTTGTCTCCTAGACTTATAGCTCCACCAGCCCTGACGAGGTGATCAGACTTACGGTGCacttactgcaagaggtcgggccattctGACACTTACTACTTCACCAAAATGAAGGACAACAGCTTCTCGccacctcagaggatcaaccgccagcttcctcgTGCTATTGCAGCTCCACCTCTGCGGTCAGCACCAACACATCCATCTTTTCAGccgcctgcacctcgatttaggctacCTTAGTGACCCATGATACCGCAGCCGAACCGTTCTcagcaggctcgtgtgcactcacttgcagctgaggcatccgagacagaAGTTACAACACCtatggcttttgaagtcaccACGCATGTTCAAGGTACAATAgtttcttattggtggacactaggtccactgtctctatagtatcatgcgcagcagtcaagcgactagggttgaaaactagtcctatggttggtttgagactccttaccgccatagGGACTTTCTCAGACTCAACCAAGATGTGTAAGTGTTGTTCGATAGACCTAGGGAGCTGAACAGTGCTTGTTGACCTGATGGTTGCTCTATTATGTCACTATGacatcattctcggtatggattagctcacggaGATGAgggtagagattgattgtgatgctagggtggtgacagcccataAACCGgaaggcacgacctttacattcccagtgcaggtcagttggtactaccgcatcAGTTGCTACGCTACCTTGTTAGAGCATGTTGGTGGTCCGATGTTGGGGAACACGCCAATAGTTCGGGATTGCGCAGATGTGTTTAGGatgattcctagattacctcctcagcgcaagatcgattttaccatcgatctagtgcttggtgcgacacctatatctctaccgacttatcgcatgcctctgtgtgagatggaggaactgaggaaacagatcgatgatctgttggatgcaggcttcatttcttaattttgtttaatgtttactaagtgtgttgatgttgttgattgttgaatcgttgataacttgatatattatatatcatgtagtgttgaatgttgaatatggatatttcatatttgttaaatgttaattgttaagaagttaactatattgtagaatgtagtagaattgttgatgaatgatgatgacttaatatttaattcattatggaaaattgtaatttgtaaatgtatGTAAttggctttattttatttttacttaaattaaatgtgtttcatgtcccaatgacatataataatttatttttattttttttgattttttcctgatttttctgattttttgaaaaaatgtgaaaaaaaaagcgaccgcatatgcgattgtgcgatcgcatatgtgcacatgtatatgcaatcgcacacgatCGCATATGCTATTCGACAACATTGTTAGTAGTACAAGGTGCTACTCCTAGATCAGTTTGCAAGTTTATCCATCACCATAGCCTTGTCCAAGCCATTTGGGTTGGCTACGGATCTTATTTTTCCTATATTCTTATCTCAGGTCCCGTCCTCAGTAAGTAAATGAGTCTTCATATCCTACTGCACCACCTTGATCCAATCTGTTTAGCATTCCCCTCATCCTCCTTTCAGGCCCTTTATCTCTAATCAATGTTCCCCTCTTTATGAGGTGCATCTCTTGTTTCCATAGGAACATAGCCAGACCATCTCAGCCAACTCTTCATCAATTTATCTTCTAGTAGGCTGCCTAGCCTGTTTCTGATGACCTCATTCTTGATTCTTTTTTTCCTATTCTTCCAACACATCCTTCTCAACATTCTCATCTCTGCAACAGCTGTCCTCTGTTCTTGTTGCCTCCATATTGCTCAACACTGCCCTATGTAAGTTTATTACATGTGCTAAGGGTTAATTTTATTCAACTGAAGAAATAAATATATAGTTAGTGTAATATCAATAGAAACAAAATATCTTGATCTAAAATTAGCAGGAATTTCCAAATTGGTACATACTTGGCTGTGATTATTGAaaaaggaattatatgatccttgactCGAGGATATGTATGGTATCCTTGGGCATTAGTTTGTACAAGCTGGTCTTCTGTTAGTTGATTCAAACTTTTGAACTGATGGGCTTACTGTTGATGGATCCAAAAGTCTTCATTATAGGATGATCCTTGTCCATTGATTAGTGACGCACACATAAACGGCTATGAAAAATGGCAATAATGGTTCATGGTCAACAGAAAGAAGGCTAACAGATTGGATCTCTAGAATCTTCTGATCTAGGCTTTCCTGTTTGTTGCCATTGTCGCTTCTATGTATATCTGCTTTGGATCTAAATATCTAATATGTATTTGTGTTGCATATTGAAAAAGTTGAGATCTCTTCAATCATTATGAATTGAAGTCACTGTGACTCATCATCATTTGGTTTATAAAAACCGTCAAATTCATCTATGTATAGAAGACTTTAAGTTTGGCATCTTGGGCGCCCCAAGTAGTGTAATTGTAAGTTTTCTCATACCAATGCAATGAAGTTCTTGTGTCCTCCACATTCCACTTGGTAAAATTTACTATGAATCTGCATACACAGGACTTCCTGTCAAATTCTGCAAAATTCACTTTAGCATGACCCATTGTAGGCATTTATCTTCGATAATGTGAAGAGTTTTGTGGCTGTATTTGTAGCCATTTATCATAATGCTATCGTGCATGTACTAGCTCTCTAAACAAAGGTCCTCATATATCGGATAACACTTGATGCCTCTTCAAATATCCTGTAGGAATTTGCAGCATAATGAGTTTTCCCTTCAGCATGGGCCATCTGTTCAATTCATTTCAGTGAATTTTCCATATCTATTCTATCTTCTGGAGAGGCTGATCTGGGATTTCACATTTGAGTCTGTTTCATTTATTGTTCTTTTGTTTAATATGATGAAGTCAAAGGGAGTAAGCAGTGACAACACTGAGAATACAGTTACCTCATCAGAGGATGTGGAGAGGCCTGACAGAACAGCTGCTGTTGATAGTTCAAGACCATGGGCAGATCTGCCTCCTAAGATGCATGTATGCAATTAACTTGACTATTTACTTTATTTTCCTTTCCAAATACCAACTATAGAGAGGCTGTTGTATTTCTTAGCTCCCCTTCTATCAACTTAAGGCACATTTTGCAGAACATGCATCATCCTCAAAGAGAACAATTGGATGAGCCCGCCCATGAGAAGAGCCTAGGTGCAGGATACGGAGATAATGAATTTGTTTCTGATCTTCCACAGCTTTCAGACCTGGGAGCTGGAAAAGCAAATGACAGGGTTGCAGTGAGAAGACGAGAAAAGCCTTTGTATGGAACTGGTAGCAGTGATGCAGAGACAACAGCTGCAGAAAGGAATGGTTCGGATATTTCAAATGCATATGGAAATTACCAAGCACCCAGACCTTCGCAAGCACTTACTCAGATGCATGCACCAAATAACATGGCAACAAGAAGCAGCAAAGGGATGCTGGAGAACTGGAAGAACTCGGAGGAAAAAGAGTATATGTGGGAGGATATGAACTCCAGATTGAAAGATCATGGGGGGGCTGAAAACTCACAGAAAGATGGGTGGAATTATGATGGCGTGGAGAAGCCGATAAGCTTGCAAAGAGGCAAATGGATGCCTTAGGAGACTGAACTTCTTGAAACTCAGTGGAACACACTCAATACTTCTCAATTGAAGAAGCCTTCTGGAGGTAGAGATAGAGTTCCATTGCGAAGAGTACTATTCTTCTCCTAATGTCTAAATCATTTTAGATTGTCTTGTGCATATGCTTGTGCTTGTTTTTGTGTGCACGCGTGTGCGTGGCTGGGATTTTGTATGCTTTCACTTTGGTTTTGCTAGTTGGTCATTCAGAATGTAATGCCACATGATCAATTTTCTTATTCCCATATGTTTTCATTTTGCTCATGCAGGATTCTGAAGATCAACTTGCACAGCTTCACGGCCAACCACGTAATGGGTCCAGGCTTATTAGAGAAACTTCCACAGATTCACTATCCAGAGAACATGGAGGACAAACTTCATATGGGCAGCAGACAGCATCTACGTGATCATCACTAGAGCCACATCCTATGGATGGTTTGAACCGCACATGCATAGGTTCAACAATTTCAGATCAATTCGACAGTACCCCTCCAACTGGTACCATATCAATGATTGTGAGTTCATCTTTGTCCAGAACAGTACTTAAGCCACATATAAGGCTACCTGTTTCTCCGTCAAGCTTTGGATCTCTGGCCAATGTGGTTTCAGGATCAAGTGGGAAGCTTGGGCATCAACAGTCAGCCTCTGGGACTAGCACCATCTGTTCCATCACACGGACACCAAAATCCCCACTCACCTTCATCATCAGTGCTCCATAAGCATCAGCATTCCCATAGTTAGAGTGACCACAATCACACACTAGCGCAGTTGTTACCTCAACCAGGTGAAATATCTTCTCAGCCTGCAGGAGAGCCAGGCCAAGTACCACATATTAAAGTTGCTCAAGATTCAACTGCTGCTGTGCCTCAAAATCAGATTCAGTCAAGCATGTTGCGCAATTTACAGTTGCCCTCTTCACAGCTGCCCTCTAAGCATTTGCAAAATCCATTGCCTTCTTTAGCACTGCTAGATCAGCTCAGGCATCATGTTCCCCTCCCACAGCAGCCACTGCCAGAAGTATCGCTGCAGCCGATGCAATCTCAACCATCTGGTCAGAACCAGAAGCTATTACCTCCAACAGCCATCGTCAGTGCTCCCCAAACAACAGGGAACCTAAGGCCTGGCCATTCAAATAGTCCTACAGATATCGTGGGACAATCTAGTGCAGGGAGTTTATTGTTGGCCCTTATGAAGAGCGGACTGGTCACCAATAATTTTCCGAGCCCGAGTTATCCGTCATCATCAACACTATCAATTTTGGAGAGTCAGCCTCCTTTACCAAGTGGACCTCCTCCTGTCCTGCTGACGACATCTTCCTTGCCTACAGTAACGCCTGCTTCTGTACCAGGCCCAACGTCCCATGTTGATATACCTGCTTCTGCCACACATCCTCCCAGAGTAGTCCCGCCTCCACTGCCACCTGGCCCACCACCTCCCTCATCCCATGTGACATTGTCTCAGATATCAAACTCGACTAGTACTGTCTTGAATCCCCTCTCTAGTCTTTTGAGCTCATTAGTTGCAAAAGGATTGTTATCAGAACCACCAAAAGAATCACCAGCTATCACTGCATGTCAGATGCCCATCGAACTCCAGAATCAGAGCACAGGGACCACTACCAGTGCCTCCATGCCTGTTTCTTGTAGTTCACTCATCCCTATCTCATTCTTCTGCAAAGGAATCTGCTGCAAAAGGCACTACCTTGTCTCAAGCAACAACAGTAGAGACAAAGGACATGATAGGCACTATGTTTAAACCAGAAATTATCGGACAATTGCATCCATTAGTGATTGATGCCCTATTTGATGAGCTTCCACATCAGTGCAGTATATGCAGCCTTCGACTACAACTCGAAGAACAGTTTGCGAGACACTTGGACTGGCATACTTCAATGAAACATGAGCAGTTGCAAGAGTGTTTCCCGGAAATGGTATGCGAGTTTGAGGGACTGGGTTGCTGGGAATTTGGGACCTTCATGTGGACCTATGCCTACTGTTTCCATGGAAGTGGTGGCCACATCAGCAGAGAAATGTGAACCAATGGTCCCCGCAGATGAAAGCCAGGTCATATGTGTGTTGTGCGGAGAGCCCTTTGAGGATTTTTACAGTGACGAAAGGGACGAATGGATGCACTAGGGTGCAATGTTTATGACTACACTTGATGGGAAAGGTGATGCAGGACACACTGATGGGAGTGCTGCAGAGGGCCCTATTGTACATGCCAATGGCGTGTCAAGAAGCTCAAATGGTGAATTGGACATGGCTGGGCCTGTTGAACTGGTATGGCAGTATTCTCTAAATTGACTTGATTTCGAAATGATCCTATTCTTTCTGCTTAGCGAAATGTTTTGAGTTTCCGTGGCTGTGATGATCCCAACTTGATTCCCCTAATGGAGGTAAATTGGGAAACCCAAGTAACCCACAATCATATTTCCATGATTGAACAAATACATACAGTTTGCCCCATCCACTTTGGAATCTTGTGATCTCTAGAGTCCGGCAACTTCTGGCCATTAGAACAAATACATTATTTTTGCCTTTCGTTGCCTGCTTGTTTCATTTCTGGTAAAGAAGAGCTAAGGTTTTCCTTCAAACAGCGAACCTAAGAGCTAAGGCCCAATGTAGGCTGTCAATGAACCAAGCGAGCTCAAATGGCTACAGGCCTTGGTCTGACATGTGCTGAGCTTCTGCCGTGCAATGCATCCGTTGGTTCTGACTGCGACCTAGATTCAGGGTCCCATTACTAAATAAGTTAGGCTTGGACTGGAAGTCTCTATGGGCTAATCTTAGGTCCATGACCCTGTTTGGACCTAAAAAGTAAATGGGACCTGGCCTGGGCCCTTACTAGCGACATTCTAAACAGCTCCATTTCTACCAAGTACTCTTAAACCATGATGCTAAGCCTTCGTAGTAAACCTGCAAACCAGAATCTGAGTCTTGGAGATGCAATAAACTCTAGTGTGGATTCTGAAATTTCTGCTTCTTATGCTGCATAAATAAGTAGATGGATGTTTGAGCCTTTATTTGTTGGGGTTTGGTGTTTGCAGGATCAAGTGGATGGTTGATATCCCAAAGGGAAATTGCAGACCATTATTTGTAATGCAGGTACATACGTAAAAGTCAGGTCCTGCCAATCAGGTTTGCTCCAACAGGTTATGTATGCATACTGTTCATGGTATTTGGCATGTGCCTCAAAATGGGAGCTCATCTCCCTCTGATTTTTGTCCTCTT harbors:
- the LOC131219242 gene encoding uncharacterized protein LOC131219242 isoform X2: MPLQISCRNLQHNEFSLQHGPSVQFISVNFPYLFYLLERLIWDFTFESVSFIVLLFNMMKSKGVSSDNTENTVTSSEDVERPDRTAAVDSSRPWADLPPKMHNMHHPQREQLDEPAHEKSLGAGYGDNEFVSDLPQLSDLGAGKANDRVAVRRREKPLYGTGSSDAETTAAERNGSDISNAYGNYQAPRPSQALTQMHAPNNMATRSSKGMLENWKNSEEKEYMWEDMNSRLKDHGGAENSQKDGWNYDGVEKPISLQRGKWMP
- the LOC131219242 gene encoding formin-like protein 7 isoform X1, with product MLRNLQLPSSQLPSKHLQNPLPSLALLDQLRHHVPLPQQPLPEVSLQPMQSQPSGQNQKLLPPTAIVSAPQTTGNLRPGHSNSPTDIVGQSSAGSLLLALMKSGLVTNNFPSPSYPSSSTLSILESQPPLPSGPPPVLLTTSSLPTVTPASVPGPTSHVDIPASATHPPRVVPPPLPPGPPPPSSHVTLSQISNSTSTVLNPLSSLLSSLVAKGLLSEPPKESPAITACQMPIELQNQSTGTTTSASMPVSCSSLIPISFFCKGICCKRHYLVSSNNSRDKGHDRHYV
- the LOC131219242 gene encoding uncharacterized protein LOC131219242 isoform X3; its protein translation is MPLQISCRNLQHNEFSLQHGPSVQFISVNFPYLFYLLERLIWDFTFESVSFIVLLFNMMKSKGVSSDNTENTVTSSEDVERPDRTAAVDSSRPWADLPPKMHLSDLGAGKANDRVAVRRREKPLYGTGSSDAETTAAERNGSDISNAYGNYQAPRPSQALTQMHAPNNMATRSSKGMLENWKNSEEKEYMWEDMNSRLKDHGGAENSQKDGWNYDGVEKPISLQRGKWMP